The window ATCCGATTGGAGGGACATCACCGGTCAGACTACGCTCGGCATGTTTCGTAGAATCAGCTCATGTCTGGTGCTCCTCTAAAAgacattgacatgtggggtccacgggCTGACTCAACAAGATTGGATAAACTGCCTCCTAAACCGTTCAAGGAGTCAATTTGTAATGGTTTTGTGAGTTGGAGGATAGGTTATAGGGATGCGATTCAACCATGGGCATGAGTTGAGGGAAGCAAAGTAgacttagggcctgttcactttgatgaaaaaaaaaaccttaccaaattttggtaggcaacttgccaaaattttggcaggatttcttatatagttatcaaaatttggcagcaaattaAATATAGTCACTTTTTTGGcaaatttactaaaatttggtaaggttgaaaatgacatcaaagtaaaCAGGCCCTTATTACCCACGGGAATGGTGTGGGGTGGGCTGGTAATATAAGCCCAGAAACCAATCCATCCAGCCCAGCAACTGCGAGGTCGGCTGCTAGTCTAACGTGCACCCAAGCCATCACCCCACACGTGAAAAATCCCCGCTccacccgcgccgcgccgcgcccagGTAGTTCAGCCGCGCGCCAACCCAAGCTCGCTCGCCGGCCGGAAATGgcgctccccttcctcctcctcctcgccttcgcCCTGCTCTTCCCGCTCTCCGCTCCCCCGCGCTGCTGCTCCGCGGcccccgcctcctcgccgcccccgtccccgcccccttcccctgcggcggcggcggcggccccgcgCCGCACGCCGCTCGTCCCGGCGCTCTTCGTGATCGGCGACTCCACGGCGGACGTCGGCACCAACAACTACCTCGGCACGCTCGCCCGCGCCGACCGCGAGCCGTACGGCCGCGACTTCGACACCCGCCGCCCCACGGGGCGCTTCTCCAACGGCCGCATCCCCGTCGACTACATCGGTACGCGCCCCCCACCTTCTCGATCGGCGGCGCCATGGCTGTGGCCCCTTTGCTCTCTCGTGAATCCTCCCCCCCCCCGCTTCAAAGGTTGCAGGTGGTTCTGGAATCGTCGATCCGATGCTGCTTTGCCTCTCGTACGCCTATGGATGCAGCATGTTGTGGGTTTAGTGTAATCTGGGTTTTGGGTTTCTGGTATACGAAGGTTTTGCTTAGTTGTTGGTTCCTATGAATTTGGGGCATCTGATCTCATACATCGGGGGTATGTGGATTTTTGCCCAACAATTGCTGAAGCTGAAGAGTAATCAGTTCATAGCACTCTCCTACACAGCTGACCACCTGGATCTCACATACATAGACTCCTGCGGCTTCCTCTCCTTGATCTCACATAGCAATGTTGTGGGTTTAGTGTAATCTGGGTATTTGGGTTTCTCGCATGCGAGGGGCTTGCTCAGTTGTTGGTTCGTCTGTGGGTTTCTGCCGAACAATTGCTGAAGCTGAAGAGTAACCAGTTTTGCAGCACAACCACCACAGTCTGGGCATCATTTGATCCTGCTGTTCTTAGCACTCCTGCAGAGCTGACCACCTGGATCTCACGTATCTATATAGAATCCTGCGGCTTCCTCTCCAAATCAGTATCCAGTATCCACCACCGTTATCAGCCGTTGAGGCAATGCATTGGCAGAATGCCAGAACATTAAGAAGTGCCATCATAATGTACACCATTAGTCCATGCATCCAGAAAACATTGCCAGAATCCTGCAATGTATCCATTTGATAGTCCTGAGTCCCGACCAGTTGTCTACATGCTCCAGTCTCTTTGCCACCACACACTGTTAAATCTCTCTTGTCCAATGTCCACCACATTCTGGACAGTTTCAAGGTCCTCACAGGAAGCACAGCTGCACAACCTTTGTTAATGTTGCTTTAAGAAAGTCATATCTACTCATTAGTTTCTTTGGGAGAGTAAGGAGGGAAAAGGCATAGGAAAGAAACATTTAACTAGGGCTACTGGCTCACTATGTGAAAGATGTTTCCCTTCAATTTCATTTAGCTGGTGTTCTTTATCTCTTTTGCCCGTCTCTGTCAGTACTTATGTTTTTCATGAATCAATAGTATCTTGTTCTTTCTTctgtttttaaattattttttccgTGATTTCTTAATCTTAGACTTTTTTGTGCATTTGCAGCAGAGAAGCTGGGGCTTCCTTTTGTGCCTCCATACCTTGAACAGAACATGCGCATGGGTGTCGGCAGTGTCGACCTCAGCAACATTGATGGGATGATACAAGGTGTCAACTATGCATCCGCGGCAGCTGGCATTCTCTCCAGCAGTGGTTCTGAGCTGGTTTGTCCTCCTAACTTCCCAACAACTCTATTTCACGCTTATAATCTAGCAGGAATGTCTTTGTGAGACCCTTCTCTAGAGGACGAATCAGAAGGAGGGTGTTTCAACAACAGACTAGAAGCAATGACTCTTCTCATAGTGTCTACATCCTCTCTAGTTAGGAAGAATACTTGCTCAACCATTTGAACTAATGCTGAAAGATTCTCCTGTTCGGCTGCTCCCTTCCTTCCATGTGTTCCAACTAGTGTGGATTATCAGGGCATCAAATTCCCTTCTTAGTTCCTAGGAATTCATGACTTATATATGCTTCCTACCAGATGTGAGATTGTCTACACGAGACGATTGATATGCTGGTGCTGATGGGGGGTTTATTTATGCTGCTGGCCTTGTCCAAGTTTGCTTGTGAAGCTACAGTGCTATAAGTTGTATGGTTGTTTTATTTTCCTGCACGCATAAAGCAAAAGGAGATATATGTAGCCATCTACTCAAAGCTAAtttatcataatttttttattgtctGAAACTAAAAAACTGCATTTGTTCTATACTATGGCTTTTGGGATGATCAAGGAGTTAGTAAGAATCACTGATCCGGCACCAATGTGATGAAATTGATGTATATCATCCTGAACATTCCATTTTCATATCAATCTTTATTCCTGCTTATGTTGTTGAATCTCCAATCTTTGTGCCCAAAACAACAAAAACTTGTGGAGCTGCAAATGCTAATTTTGTCATTTCAATAAAACATCATGGTGGTGTCTAAAGAGGAGAAATGTTTACGTATGAACATTGCTGCAAAGTTTTCCTTTATGTGGCTATATGTTTTAACTTTCTATAAAGGATTGGAGCCTCTTGGTTAGAGTCAAGCTTGTTGATTTGCATACCTTTTCATTATTCTTAAATGTACTTGAAACTAAATCGACATGATCATTAACTATATAACACCAGTCTAAAGAACACCAATCTAAAGAACACACTTAATGCTTCTCTATGAAGGTTTCTCTTTTGGTATGTAATACTTGCTCATCGGATGTATCCTTTTTTGTTACTATTTTGTCTCGTGAACTATACATTTGAAGATTATTTTGTGGTGGTATTCTTTACTACTGCGGCATTCCAGCAGCTGTAAAAGTATGTGCAATTATACTGTTAAAAAATCTCCAACATTGGCAGTCCCCTAGCTTGGAATCTGTCGATATTTTCTGTGTTTATGTTATGATTTCttgcaaacatattttagatTCTTAAATTTTAATGGCGTGGTTGTTCTAGCTTAAATATGTTTAGAACAAGGGATGTGACACCTTTACTTTGTGCAGAATAAACCTTCATGCTGATCTCTTGTGTATCAAGCCTTCAGGCTAGgggtgtaagtggctaacccgCGAAACCCACTTATAGGCTAAAATAAGCCGCGAACCCGTTTATTTTgacctataagtgggttcgcgGCTGACCCACTTACAGCCCTACTTCAGGCACATGAGGATCAATCATTTCATAGTGTGACTATTTGTAGTTATCTGTATGGCCGTAAATAATGGCCTCTATATTGTTCTGTATTGGAGTATCtctctactatttttttctctgaaGAAGAGCATTCTTTTACCTATTTTTGGTTTTCATAATTTAATGTGATGCATAATTTGATTCTGTTCTTTTTTAGATAAAGGAGGCTAATTTGATTCTGTTCTTGCAATTGTGGATGCACTGCAGGGAATGCATGTGTCGCTGAGCCAGCAGGTGCAGCAGGTTGAGGACACATATGAGCAGCTCTCTCTGGCTCTCGGGGAGGCAGCAACAACTGACCTTTTCAGAAAGTCCGTGTTCTTTTTCTCAATCGGgagcaacgacttcatccactATTACCTGCGCAATGTGTCTGGCGTCCAGATGCGTTACCTCCCATGGGAGTTCAACCAGCTTCTTGTCAATGCAATGAGGCAGGAAATCAAGGTGTGGTTATTGTTCTCCAGTTTATTCTCTCTGTGCAACATTTCTTGCCTCCTTATGATTCCAGTTTTAGTTTTTTGATCAGTGTGTTGCATATTGCCCAAAGGCTGTAGTATCGTGCTTAGCAGTGGCCAATGTTGTGAGTATGAATTTGATCCGTAATTTACGGCCCGTAAATATTCTGTGCTTGAAAGGTATCTGCTCTCAGTTCCACCACCCAGATGTGAATAGTTCTTTGTACTCCTGGTTAGGAATATGTTTGAGAAAAGGAGGAGTGTGGACCTCTGGGGACTGCAGATACATG of the Oryza sativa Japonica Group chromosome 2, ASM3414082v1 genome contains:
- the LOC9271527 gene encoding GDSL esterase/lipase 7 isoform X2, with protein sequence MALPFLLLLAFALLFPLSAPPRCCSAAPASSPPPSPPPSPAAAAAAPRRTPLVPALFVIGDSTADVGTNNYLGTLARADREPYGRDFDTRRPTGRFSNGRIPVDYIEKLGLPFVPPYLEQNMRMGVGSVDLSNIDGMIQGVNYASAAAGILSSSGSELGMHVSLSQQVQQVEDTYEQLSLALGEAATTDLFRKSVFFFSIGSNDFIHYYLRNVSGVQMRYLPWEFNQLLVNAMRQEIKNLYNINVRKVVMMGLPPVGCAPHFLWEYGSQDGECIDYINNVVIQFNYALRYMSSEFIRQHPGSMISYCDTFEGSVDILKNRDRYGFLTTTDACCGLGKYGGLFMCVLPQMACSDASSHVWWDEFHPTDAVNRILADNVWSGEHTKMCYPVDLQQMVKLK
- the LOC9271527 gene encoding GDSL esterase/lipase 7 isoform X1 codes for the protein MALPFLLLLAFALLFPLSAPPRCCSAAPASSPPPSPPPSPAAAAAAPRRTPLVPALFVIGDSTADVGTNNYLGTLARADREPYGRDFDTRRPTGRFSNGRIPVDYIAEKLGLPFVPPYLEQNMRMGVGSVDLSNIDGMIQGVNYASAAAGILSSSGSELGMHVSLSQQVQQVEDTYEQLSLALGEAATTDLFRKSVFFFSIGSNDFIHYYLRNVSGVQMRYLPWEFNQLLVNAMRQEIKNLYNINVRKVVMMGLPPVGCAPHFLWEYGSQDGECIDYINNVVIQFNYALRYMSSEFIRQHPGSMISYCDTFEGSVDILKNRDRYGFLTTTDACCGLGKYGGLFMCVLPQMACSDASSHVWWDEFHPTDAVNRILADNVWSGEHTKMCYPVDLQQMVKLK